ACCAGCGTAGATCCGGTGAAGCTATTGGCTTTACGGGTATAAATCCCCGTATTGATGGTCACTTCAGTTAGGCCTGTCACTTGTTGCCTCAATTCTACATCAATTACCTTGGCAGATCTCAATATGTTGAAATCAGAAAGCTTAACAGCCTTAGTAACATATCCTAAAGCAGAGAACACAACATTACCCTGATCCGGCACACCGGTAAGCAGGTAGACACCTTTGTCGTTTGTAACAGCTGTCCGCACAGAGCCACGTGATACCGTAGGCTTTTTTGTTCCTTCCAATTTTACAGTAACCCCGGCTAATGGCTTACCCAATGAATCACGCACTGTTCCGCTTACATTGATCAGTTCTTGTTGCAGCACCACAAGGTTCATTCGCCCCCAGAAAAGTGGGTCTCTTTTTAAGGTAATATTTTTATTGATGATTTGGTAATTGATACCAATACTTTTTAACCCTAAGTTTAAAGTTTCAGTAATAGAAGCATCCTTAACGTTTAGGGTGATTGTACTTGAAGGCAACTTACTTTCATCATATAAAAACACATAACCAGACTGCTTTTCTATTGATGCAAGTACCTGGCTGAGGGACGCATCCTTAACATCCAGTGTAATTTGACTGTATCCTCTGGCACTGACTTGCAGAAACGCCAAGATCAATAACAACGTGGTTAATTTCATGACCAGAAAAAGTTTTTTGAGGGTGAGACTACCGCGCATGCGACAGCCCCTGTCATTCGTATTAAATTTCATTACATTTGTAAAAGTTGGGTTAAATACACTAGATCAATCGCAAATTGTTTGTCCCGGTTTACCGGGAGGGATTAACTCAATAGTATCCGCGGCAGTGCTTGCAACACTTCCGCGGTTTTTTTGGTTATCCCAGTGGTCTTAGCTTTTCTGTCGTATAGGTTTCATCATAATTTTTGGTTGGTTAGGTTTATTGATTCGTTTTATTATCGTTTATGGTGCTGGTTTCACAAATACCTTTTTTCCTTTAACAGAGAAGTTAACATCCAGATAACTAATGCTCTTCAGCGCCTCCTGCAGATTAACATTCCGGTAAATTTTCCCTGTGAAGGAAATTTCAGGCATCTCCTCCTGGTATTCTACCTCAACGTCATACCATCTTGAAATTTGGCGCATTACGGTTTTTAAATCTGCTCTCTTAAAATTAAAAACGCCATTTTTCCAGGCAATAACTTGTTCTGTATCTATGTTAACCACTTTAATGTCGCCAGAAGGCTGTAGTTGCGCCTGCTCTCCGGGTGCGAGTATTGTACTTCCCGGTCGCTGGCCCATTGAAGTACGGCTTGTAAGTTTAACACTACCTTCTAAGAGCGTGGTTTTTATGTCCGGCTCATCTTTATAGTGGTTAACATTAAAGTGAGTACCCAGCACTTCTATAGTCTGACCACCAGAAATTACCTTGAATGGTTTGGATTTATCTTTGGCAATTTCAAAGTACGCCTCACCGGACAACCTAACCGTCCGGTCTTTACCTGTAAAACCAGTCGGGAAGATTAATCTTGAAGCCGCATTTAACCAAACTGATGAACCA
The nucleotide sequence above comes from Pedobacter sp. MC2016-14. Encoded proteins:
- a CDS encoding FecR family protein → MQKNKAKELLLKYKTGNCTPEEMAWLESWYLKLNTDERLQPSERELREVENEMMLALGLSSPKVYKLWTKVAAAAVVLVFLSISFYYMRSELRQDSIVQVAPIIRPGGNKAVLILSNGKRIDLESAKSGELAKSGNVIIKKSKDGQVVYDLSSAGAGYDPGNQVNAIETPRSGTYQIKLPDGSSVWLNAASRLIFPTGFTGKDRTVRLSGEAYFEIAKDKSKPFKVISGGQTIEVLGTHFNVNHYKDEPDIKTTLLEGSVKLTSRTSMGQRPGSTILAPGEQAQLQPSGDIKVVNIDTEQVIAWKNGVFNFKRADLKTVMRQISRWYDVEVEYQEEMPEISFTGKIYRNVNLQEALKSISYLDVNFSVKGKKVFVKPAP